A single genomic interval of Apis cerana isolate GH-2021 linkage group LG14, AcerK_1.0, whole genome shotgun sequence harbors:
- the LOC107992569 gene encoding histone deacetylase complex subunit SAP18, with protein sequence MTSAIESMVVDEKQLPEKPIDREKTCPLLLRVFCNTGRHHNIMEYSRGNVPSNELQIYTWMDATLREITGLVKEVNPDARSKGTYFDFSLVTPELRNSGYRMREIGVTCSGQKGADDNKTLAQARFTIGDYLDISITPPNRQPAIRRGALRQY encoded by the exons atgacatCAGCAATAGAATCTATGGTTGTAGATGAAAAGCAATTACCAGAAAAACCGATAGATAGAGAAAAA acatGTCCACTTTTATTGAGAGTATTTTGCAATACAGGCAGACATCATAATATAATGGAATACAGCAGAGGAAATGTTCCTTCAaatgaattacaaatatatacatg GATGGATGCAACTTTAAGAGAAATTACAGGATTAGTTAAAGAAGTAAATCCAGATGCTAGAAGTAAAGGaacatattttgatttttcattagtAACACCAGAATTACGAAATTCTGGATATCGTATGCGAGAAATTGGTGTAACTTGCTCAGGACAAAAAGGTGCAGATGATAATAAAACACTTGCCCAAGCaag gttTACAATTGGtgattatttagatatatcaATAACACCACCAAATCGACAACCAGCAATTAGACGTGGTGCATTAcgtcaatattaa
- the LOC107992568 gene encoding uncharacterized protein C9orf85 homolog: MSTQKGNSNRSRPQKYQNQIAFKNDLHDKSNKTKCINSIQVTHVCERCKKIIEWKIKYKKYKPLKTAAKCIKCEQKTIKHAYHNICLTCAAQYNVCPKCGNEDNIVKEEFNKTEIMKLDTQLQNLFKKLSERKRRTFMRYINSINKKDKCNNTKKNEEEDMNEEKEKKNTNNCISKEDLLLKLKSLTIKEVDNDNFDINNKFDSDSE; this comes from the exons ATGAGTACGCAAAAAGGAAATTCCAATCGATCAAGAccacaaaaatatcaaaatcaaattgcttttaaaaatgatttacatgacaaatcaaataaaacaaaatgtattaatagtaTTCAAGTTACACATGTTTGtgaaagatgtaaaaaaataattgagtggaaaattaaatataaaaaatataaaccatTAAAAACAGCTGCAAAGTGTATCAAATGTGAAcagaaaacaataaaacatgcttatcataatatatgtttaactTGTGCTGCACAATATAATGTATGTCCAAAATGTGGTAATGaagataatattgttaaagaagaatttaataaaacagaaattatgaaattagatACACAATTGCAAAacctatttaaaaaactatctGAACGAAAACGAAGAACATTCATgcgttatataaatt ctataaataaaaaagacaaatgtaacaatacaaaaaaaaatgaagaagaagatatgaatgaagaaaaagagaaaaaaaatacaaataattgtatatctaaagaagatttattattaaaattgaaatctttaaCAATTAAAGAAGTAGATAATGATAACTttgacattaataataaatttgattcagATTCAGAatga